The Formosa sp. Hel1_33_131 genome window below encodes:
- a CDS encoding SixA phosphatase family protein, protein MKKFLSALFVILWMTPIQAQSPTDSKVSSFYFIRHAEKDTSNPADRDPDLVMEGVLRAARWSSVFNRIDFDIIYSTDYKRTRNTALPIAEKKKLPLTYYSPNGFDSVDFVKKNAGKTVLIVGHSNTVPAMVNALIGKNQYKQITETNYANLYIINITESGEIIHQLLAIE, encoded by the coding sequence ATGAAAAAATTCCTAAGTGCCTTATTTGTAATACTATGGATGACTCCAATTCAAGCACAGTCACCCACTGATAGTAAGGTAAGCTCGTTTTACTTTATCCGTCATGCGGAAAAAGACACTTCAAATCCAGCTGACAGAGATCCTGATTTGGTAATGGAGGGCGTTTTGAGAGCGGCACGTTGGAGTTCTGTTTTCAATCGTATTGATTTTGACATCATTTACTCTACGGATTATAAGCGGACGCGCAACACTGCGCTTCCAATCGCAGAAAAAAAGAAACTCCCACTGACCTACTACAGTCCAAACGGTTTTGACAGTGTGGACTTTGTTAAAAAAAATGCTGGCAAAACCGTATTAATTGTGGGGCATAGTAATACGGTTCCTGCAATGGTCAACGCACTTATTGGAAAAAACCAATACAAACAAATAACAGAAACTAATTACGCCAACCTATACATTATAAATATTACTGAATCTGGAGAGATTATTCACCAACTCTTAGCCATCGAATAA
- the hutH gene encoding histidine ammonia-lyase, translating to MHIISTKALSLSTLKTLVFEGSKIELSDEVIQKIQECRDYLDQKIEATSDPIYGINTGFGSLCDVRIHSENLTKLQENLVRSHACGTGDCVPQPIIKLMLLLKIKSLSYGHSGIQLETVNRLVTFYNNDILPVIYTQGSLGASGDLAPLAHLALPLIGEGMVWYKNVQTPASEVLNAFDWEPITLQSKEGLALLNGTQFMTAYGIHSLLKSFKLSYMADLIGALSLDAYNGRIEPFDPLVHLVRPHNGQIKTAERILSFLEGSELMKQPKKHVQDPYSFRCMPQVHGATKDTLMFVRNTFITEINAVTDNPNIFSKDDKIISGGNFHGQPLAFGFDFLKIAMAELGNISERRTYQLVSGLRELPSFLVEKSGLNSGFMIPQYTAASIVSANKQLATPASVDSIVSSNGQEDHVSMGANAAIQTYQILENVERILAIELLNASQALFFRNQKTSPFLRGILSSFRTEIPKVTEDRVLHDDIQEAIKFIQTLELENDVLFD from the coding sequence ATGCACATTATAAGCACCAAAGCGTTAAGTTTATCAACCCTTAAAACCTTAGTGTTTGAAGGTTCAAAAATTGAACTTTCAGACGAAGTGATCCAAAAAATTCAAGAATGTCGAGATTACTTAGATCAAAAAATTGAGGCAACTTCCGATCCTATTTATGGCATCAATACTGGGTTTGGATCGTTGTGTGATGTGCGAATTCACTCTGAAAACCTTACAAAATTACAAGAAAACTTAGTGCGTTCTCATGCCTGTGGTACAGGAGATTGTGTCCCACAACCCATCATAAAACTAATGCTTTTATTGAAAATTAAGTCCTTGAGTTATGGGCACAGTGGCATTCAGTTAGAAACCGTGAACCGTTTGGTTACATTTTATAACAACGATATTTTACCCGTCATATATACTCAAGGATCGTTGGGTGCTTCTGGGGATCTGGCACCCTTAGCGCATTTGGCATTGCCCCTTATTGGCGAAGGGATGGTTTGGTACAAAAACGTTCAGACTCCTGCTTCGGAAGTTTTAAATGCGTTTGATTGGGAGCCAATCACATTGCAGTCTAAAGAAGGTTTAGCATTGTTGAATGGCACACAATTTATGACGGCTTACGGGATACATTCCTTATTAAAGTCGTTCAAATTATCTTATATGGCGGACCTTATTGGTGCCCTGTCATTAGATGCTTACAATGGGAGAATTGAACCTTTTGATCCCTTAGTGCATTTGGTACGTCCTCACAATGGACAGATAAAAACAGCGGAACGCATTCTGAGTTTTTTAGAAGGTAGCGAATTAATGAAGCAGCCCAAAAAGCATGTTCAAGATCCGTATTCGTTTCGATGTATGCCGCAAGTACATGGGGCGACTAAAGACACCTTGATGTTTGTTAGAAACACGTTTATTACCGAAATAAATGCAGTGACCGACAATCCTAACATATTCTCCAAAGACGATAAAATTATTTCTGGCGGGAATTTTCACGGACAACCTTTAGCCTTTGGATTTGATTTTTTAAAAATTGCCATGGCAGAATTGGGGAATATTTCGGAACGAAGAACTTATCAATTGGTATCAGGCTTGCGAGAATTGCCTTCTTTTCTGGTTGAAAAGTCGGGATTAAATTCAGGATTTATGATTCCACAATACACAGCGGCAAGTATTGTGAGTGCCAATAAGCAATTAGCAACGCCTGCCAGTGTTGATTCCATTGTATCTTCTAACGGACAAGAGGACCATGTGAGTATGGGTGCCAATGCGGCTATTCAAACCTATCAAATTTTAGAAAATGTAGAGCGTATTTTAGCAATTGAATTGCTAAATGCTTCTCAAGCATTGTTTTTTAGAAACCAAAAAACATCTCCATTTTTAAGAGGGATTCTGTCTAGTTTCAGAACGGAAATTCCAAAAGTAACGGAAGATAGAGTACTTCATGATGATATACAGGAAGCCATCAAATTCATTCAGACACTTGAACTAGAAAACGATGTCTTATTTGATTAA
- the smpB gene encoding SsrA-binding protein SmpB has protein sequence MKKSVNILNKKARFTYELLDTYIAGIVLTGTEIKSIREGKASITESFCEFNLRGELFVINMTIQEYDFGNHYNHAPKAERKLLLNKKELKKLEKEVKNTGLTIIPLKLFINDKGFAKLRISLAKGKKLFDKRDTIKDRDNKRDLDRVKKNFK, from the coding sequence ATGAAAAAGTCTGTTAACATATTAAACAAAAAGGCCCGATTTACGTATGAACTCTTAGATACGTACATTGCTGGTATTGTATTGACAGGGACTGAAATCAAATCGATTCGAGAAGGCAAGGCATCCATTACCGAAAGTTTTTGTGAATTTAATTTAAGAGGTGAACTTTTTGTGATTAACATGACCATTCAAGAGTATGATTTTGGGAATCACTACAACCATGCACCCAAAGCGGAACGGAAGTTATTACTCAACAAGAAAGAACTCAAAAAACTCGAAAAAGAAGTAAAAAACACGGGGCTGACCATCATTCCCCTCAAACTTTTTATCAATGATAAGGGCTTTGCAAAACTGAGAATTTCTCTCGCAAAAGGGAAGAAACTTTTTGACAAACGCGATACCATCAAGGACCGTGACAACAAACGTGATTTGGACCGTGTGAAGAAGAATTTTAAGTAG
- a CDS encoding ATP-dependent Clp protease ATP-binding subunit — MDDNFSPRVKDVISFSKEEALRLGHDFIGTEHLMLGLLRDGNGKAIDILNALDVDLSHLRRKVEILSPSNPNIMIASDEKKNLHLTRQAERALKTTFLEAKLFQSKSINTAHLLLCVLRNENDPTTKLLNKLKVDYDNAKEQFKYMITNDDYTETPKAAAFPSEDMPKDENKDSSFGQSSVQKGVKKSKTPVLDNFGRDLTEMAEQGKLDPVVGREKEIQRVSQILSRRKKNNPLLIGEPGVGKSAIAEGLAIRIIKRKVSRILFNKRVVTLDLASIVAGTKYRGQFEERMKAVMNELEKNDDIILFIDEIHTIVGAGGATGSLDASNMFKPALARGELQCVGATTLDEYRQHIEKDGALERRFQKVIVEPTTVSETIEILNNIKNKYEDHHNVEYTDEAIEACVKLTNRYMTDRFLPDKAIDALDEAGSRVHITNIDVPDQIVELEAQLEEVKVTKNSVVKKQKYEEAAKLRDDEKRLEKSLAEAQEKWEIESKLNRIVVSEDNVAEVVSMMTSIPVNRIAQKESNKLSKLPELINGKVIGQDEAVSKVVKAIQRNRAGLKDPNKPIGSFIFLGQTGVGKTQLAKVLARELFDSEDALIRIDMSEYMEKFAISRLVGAPPGYVGYEEGGQLTEKIRRKPYAVVLLDEIEKAHPDVFNMLLQVLDDGFLTDSLGRKIDFSNTIIIMTSNIGARKLKDFGSGVGFGTAAQKSQESSNARSVIENALKKAFAPEFLNRIDDVVVFNNLEKEDIDKIIDIELAKLLERISELGYTLKLSTKAKSFIAEKGFDKQYGARPLKRAIQKYVEDALAEEIIKSNVHEGDTITMDIGKDDAKLDVNITSPNEAKEL; from the coding sequence ATGGATGATAATTTTTCCCCCAGAGTTAAAGATGTTATTTCTTTCAGTAAAGAAGAAGCACTTCGTTTAGGTCACGATTTTATTGGCACTGAACATTTGATGCTTGGACTTTTAAGAGATGGCAATGGCAAGGCAATCGATATTTTGAACGCTTTAGACGTTGACCTTAGTCATTTGCGTCGTAAGGTTGAAATCCTCAGTCCTTCCAACCCCAATATTATGATTGCTTCTGATGAGAAAAAAAACCTCCACTTGACACGTCAAGCAGAACGGGCTTTAAAAACAACTTTTTTAGAAGCGAAGCTTTTTCAAAGTAAATCTATAAATACAGCACATTTACTTTTATGTGTGTTGAGAAATGAAAATGACCCTACAACAAAGCTATTGAATAAACTAAAAGTAGATTACGATAACGCTAAAGAACAATTTAAATATATGATCACAAACGACGACTACACGGAGACTCCAAAAGCAGCCGCTTTTCCAAGTGAAGATATGCCTAAAGATGAAAATAAAGACAGTTCATTTGGTCAAAGCAGCGTTCAAAAAGGAGTGAAAAAATCGAAAACCCCCGTTCTAGATAATTTTGGAAGAGACCTTACTGAAATGGCAGAACAAGGGAAATTAGACCCTGTAGTCGGACGTGAAAAAGAAATTCAACGTGTCTCTCAGATTTTAAGCCGTCGTAAGAAAAACAATCCTTTGTTGATTGGTGAACCTGGTGTTGGCAAATCTGCTATTGCCGAAGGCTTGGCCATTCGAATCATCAAACGTAAAGTCTCTCGAATTTTATTCAATAAACGCGTGGTTACTTTAGATTTGGCCAGCATTGTAGCTGGTACCAAATACCGTGGTCAGTTTGAAGAGCGCATGAAAGCGGTGATGAATGAGTTGGAAAAAAATGACGATATTATTTTATTCATCGATGAAATCCATACGATTGTAGGGGCCGGTGGCGCTACGGGAAGTTTGGATGCTTCTAATATGTTTAAACCCGCATTGGCACGTGGCGAACTGCAATGTGTAGGCGCTACAACTCTTGACGAATACAGACAGCACATCGAAAAAGACGGCGCACTTGAACGTCGTTTTCAAAAAGTCATCGTGGAGCCAACAACGGTGAGTGAAACGATTGAGATATTAAACAACATTAAAAACAAATACGAAGATCATCACAATGTAGAGTACACAGATGAAGCTATTGAAGCTTGTGTAAAATTGACCAATCGTTATATGACCGATCGGTTTTTACCAGACAAAGCGATTGATGCGTTGGACGAAGCAGGCTCAAGAGTTCACATCACAAATATTGATGTTCCTGACCAAATCGTGGAACTAGAAGCACAACTTGAAGAAGTAAAAGTGACTAAAAACTCTGTGGTTAAAAAACAGAAATATGAAGAAGCTGCCAAGCTAAGAGATGACGAAAAACGTTTAGAAAAGAGTCTTGCAGAAGCGCAGGAAAAATGGGAAATAGAATCTAAATTAAATCGCATTGTTGTCAGTGAAGACAATGTAGCTGAGGTAGTTTCCATGATGACTAGCATTCCTGTGAACCGTATTGCTCAAAAGGAAAGTAATAAATTATCAAAACTTCCAGAGCTCATAAACGGAAAAGTAATTGGTCAAGATGAAGCGGTTTCAAAGGTGGTGAAAGCTATTCAGAGGAATCGTGCGGGACTTAAAGACCCCAATAAGCCCATTGGGTCATTTATCTTTTTAGGACAAACTGGCGTCGGTAAAACACAGCTTGCCAAAGTACTTGCTAGAGAATTATTTGATAGTGAAGATGCATTGATACGAATTGACATGAGTGAATACATGGAGAAATTTGCCATCTCACGATTGGTCGGTGCACCTCCAGGATACGTTGGTTATGAAGAAGGTGGACAACTGACCGAAAAAATCAGACGTAAACCTTACGCAGTGGTTCTTTTAGATGAAATTGAAAAAGCACATCCAGATGTATTTAACATGCTTCTTCAAGTGCTTGATGATGGATTTTTAACGGATAGTTTGGGTCGAAAAATTGATTTTAGCAATACAATCATTATCATGACCTCGAATATTGGCGCTCGAAAATTGAAGGATTTTGGCTCTGGTGTTGGGTTTGGAACTGCCGCTCAAAAATCTCAAGAAAGTTCCAATGCACGTTCGGTGATTGAAAACGCACTTAAAAAAGCTTTTGCACCAGAATTTCTAAACAGAATTGACGATGTGGTCGTTTTCAACAACTTAGAAAAAGAAGATATTGATAAAATTATTGACATCGAACTTGCGAAACTTTTGGAGCGTATTTCAGAATTAGGATACACCCTTAAATTAAGCACAAAAGCAAAAAGTTTTATTGCTGAAAAAGGATTTGACAAGCAATACGGCGCGCGCCCTTTAAAACGTGCCATTCAAAAATATGTGGAAGATGCCTTAGCAGAGGAAATTATTAAATCCAATGTGCATGAAGGGGACACCATCACGATGGATATTGGCAAAGATGATGCGAAATTAGACGTCAACATAACATCGCCCAATGAGGCGAAAGAATTGTAA
- a CDS encoding TlpA family protein disulfide reductase, protein MKSILTLFSLILLFGSCSKTPKDYATLSGKITNANEFKNITISNRKGYTKNIKVNDDGTFSDTLHVREGLYRFSDGNEVGSIYLKNDNTISFTLDTKAFDETLKFKGDDADRSNFIIANSLLQETYLSEDLFDGTEAEFSKAFDKLEIAYDALKTEYKQLDAAYFEDQDKDFKSMQKAYKGYFMGKLEMRKLFAKGTISPTFSNYENHRGGTTSLSDLKGKYVYIDIWATWCGPCKVEIPYLKKLESKYHDRNIEFVSISVDDDRRSGTMEKAHDAWRKMVTEKELTGVQLFTGSGWKADFVQDYKVSGIPRFILIAPDGTIVNADAPRPSSEKLIVLFEELGI, encoded by the coding sequence ATGAAATCAATCCTCACTCTATTTTCATTAATCCTATTATTTGGATCTTGTTCTAAAACGCCAAAAGACTACGCAACACTTTCTGGGAAAATCACCAATGCGAATGAATTTAAAAACATAACAATTAGCAATCGAAAGGGATACACAAAAAACATCAAAGTCAATGACGATGGGACGTTTAGCGATACACTGCATGTAAGAGAAGGTCTTTATCGGTTTTCTGACGGCAATGAAGTTGGTAGTATTTATTTAAAGAATGACAATACCATTTCCTTTACTCTCGATACGAAAGCGTTTGATGAAACTTTAAAGTTTAAAGGAGATGATGCGGATCGAAGTAATTTTATAATTGCCAACAGTCTGTTACAGGAAACTTATTTATCTGAAGATCTTTTTGACGGCACAGAAGCTGAATTCTCAAAAGCATTTGATAAATTAGAAATTGCTTACGATGCATTAAAAACAGAGTACAAACAACTTGACGCCGCTTACTTTGAAGACCAAGACAAAGATTTTAAATCCATGCAAAAAGCTTACAAGGGTTATTTCATGGGAAAACTTGAAATGCGCAAGCTATTTGCAAAAGGAACCATATCTCCTACATTTTCAAATTACGAAAACCACAGAGGCGGAACGACTTCCTTAAGCGACTTGAAAGGGAAGTATGTGTATATTGATATTTGGGCAACTTGGTGCGGTCCTTGTAAGGTTGAAATTCCATATCTGAAAAAATTAGAATCCAAATACCACGATAGAAACATTGAATTCGTTAGCATTTCTGTGGACGATGACAGACGTAGTGGAACGATGGAAAAAGCACACGACGCTTGGAGAAAAATGGTTACTGAAAAAGAATTAACAGGGGTTCAATTGTTTACGGGCTCTGGATGGAAAGCGGACTTCGTTCAAGATTATAAAGTGAGTGGGATTCCTCGATTTATACTAATCGCTCCCGATGGAACTATTGTAAATGCGGATGCTCCTCGTCCATCCAGTGAAAAACTCATCGTACTTTTTGAAGAACTCGGTATTTAG
- a CDS encoding DUF5686 and carboxypeptidase regulatory-like domain-containing protein, whose protein sequence is MKNGTLFVTPHKINRLINYNPIFKSMRYLIVLFFCSLSVSAQLKGSISDVDNQPIPFVNIYIENSYTGTTSNEQGDYELALPESGTYTIVFQFLGFKTQTKTIEIKEFPYVLDITLLEENISLNEVVISSNENPADRIIRAAIGARKAQLEKINAYSADFYSKGIIRLKDAPKKFLGQEIGDMDGVLDSTGSGILYLSETVSKIKYQKPDKLSEKIIASKVSGDSNGFSFNNASDVDYNFYYNTIQMGSEIVSPIAEYAFNYYRYKLEGVFYDNGGRLINKIKVIPRRENDRVFSGIVYIVEDQWGFYGLELSVTGKQIQSPAIDLITFKQNASYDEESDFWVVRSQTISFKFGFLGFNGNGSFVANYSNYKLNPNFEKSVFTNEVLAFESEANKKDSTYWNTLRPVPLTREEFKDYIKKDSLQTLYNSKTYLDSIDASYNKFKIGNLVSGYTYENSFEDKEFSISSPVAGLSFNTVQGFNTNLDINYTKRYDEFKNYLAIENQVNYSFDTQTLRGTVGFRYKFNNVNDLNVGFSAGIKVQQFNAQEPISSLINEASSLFFEDNYLKLFENRFVKINYGQELFNGFRFGTALSYENRRGLFNSSDYTTINYDDKSYSSNNPLDPLNFDSAPFENHNILKFKFNGAFRFGQKYLSYPGSKYNLNTPKYPKLNFSFEKGFGATNSNYNYDHLSVNLSQNFSLENKGNFSYNLFGGTFFGTSTTAFMDAKHINGNQTHVSLDNTYLSSFKNVGYYDFSTTENYFEYHLEHDFKGYILGKIPLINKLNYNLIVGVHGFSAKDQKPYQEFSLGINNIGWKKYRFLRVDYVRSYHSGFVNDGVLFGISF, encoded by the coding sequence TTGAAAAACGGAACACTTTTTGTAACACCCCATAAAATCAATCGTCTTATAAATTACAATCCTATATTCAAAAGCATGCGTTATTTAATTGTATTATTTTTTTGCTCTTTATCTGTTTCCGCTCAACTCAAAGGCAGCATTTCAGATGTTGACAATCAACCCATTCCGTTTGTGAATATTTATATTGAAAATTCCTATACAGGCACCACCTCAAATGAGCAAGGGGACTATGAATTGGCACTTCCTGAATCAGGAACTTACACCATTGTTTTTCAGTTTTTGGGATTTAAAACACAAACCAAAACCATTGAAATTAAAGAATTTCCTTATGTTTTGGACATCACTTTGTTAGAAGAAAACATCTCCTTAAATGAAGTGGTCATTTCTTCTAATGAAAATCCTGCCGACCGTATTATACGTGCCGCCATTGGCGCACGAAAAGCGCAACTAGAAAAAATTAATGCGTATTCTGCTGACTTTTATTCCAAAGGCATCATCCGACTCAAAGATGCTCCAAAGAAATTTTTAGGCCAAGAAATAGGAGATATGGACGGCGTCTTAGATTCAACTGGTTCGGGAATTTTGTATCTATCGGAAACCGTTTCAAAAATAAAGTATCAAAAACCCGATAAGCTTTCAGAAAAAATAATTGCTTCTAAAGTGAGTGGAGATTCTAATGGGTTCAGTTTCAATAATGCGAGCGATGTCGATTATAATTTTTATTACAACACGATTCAAATGGGTTCAGAAATCGTGTCGCCAATTGCTGAATATGCGTTTAATTATTACCGCTACAAATTGGAAGGTGTTTTTTATGACAATGGCGGCCGTTTGATTAATAAAATTAAAGTAATTCCAAGACGTGAGAACGACCGTGTGTTTTCGGGGATCGTTTATATTGTAGAAGATCAATGGGGGTTTTACGGCCTCGAGCTGAGTGTTACGGGCAAGCAAATTCAATCGCCTGCAATAGATTTGATCACATTTAAACAAAACGCTTCTTACGATGAAGAAAGTGATTTTTGGGTGGTCCGCTCCCAGACAATTAGTTTTAAATTTGGATTTTTAGGTTTTAATGGAAATGGAAGTTTTGTGGCCAATTATTCCAATTACAAACTGAACCCCAATTTTGAGAAGTCGGTGTTTACGAATGAAGTTTTAGCCTTTGAATCCGAAGCCAATAAAAAAGATTCTACTTATTGGAATACCCTTAGACCGGTACCATTAACCAGGGAAGAGTTTAAAGATTATATTAAAAAAGACAGTCTTCAAACTTTATATAATTCCAAAACCTATTTGGATTCCATTGATGCGAGTTACAATAAATTTAAAATTGGAAATTTAGTTTCTGGATATACCTACGAAAATTCTTTTGAGGACAAGGAGTTTAGCATCAGCAGTCCCGTGGCTGGACTTAGTTTTAATACCGTACAGGGATTTAATACCAATCTAGACATCAATTATACAAAACGCTACGATGAATTTAAAAATTACCTCGCGATAGAAAATCAAGTGAATTATAGTTTTGACACCCAAACCCTTCGAGGCACTGTTGGGTTTCGGTATAAATTCAACAATGTCAATGATTTAAATGTTGGATTTAGCGCAGGTATAAAAGTCCAGCAGTTCAACGCTCAAGAGCCTATTTCGAGTCTCATTAATGAGGCGAGTAGTTTGTTTTTTGAAGACAATTATTTGAAATTATTTGAAAATCGATTTGTTAAAATAAATTATGGGCAGGAGCTTTTTAACGGCTTCCGTTTTGGAACCGCGCTCAGTTATGAAAACCGCAGAGGACTCTTCAATAGCAGCGATTATACGACTATTAATTACGATGATAAATCGTATTCGAGCAACAATCCTTTAGACCCTTTAAATTTTGATTCGGCGCCCTTTGAAAATCACAACATTCTTAAATTTAAATTCAATGGTGCGTTTCGATTTGGGCAAAAATATCTCAGCTATCCGGGCAGTAAATACAATTTAAATACGCCCAAATATCCGAAGTTAAATTTTAGTTTTGAAAAAGGATTTGGGGCTACAAATTCAAACTATAATTATGACCATCTGAGTGTGAATCTTTCTCAAAATTTTAGTCTCGAAAACAAAGGAAATTTTAGTTACAACTTATTTGGAGGTACTTTTTTCGGCACTTCCACAACAGCGTTTATGGATGCTAAACACATCAATGGAAATCAAACCCATGTAAGTCTCGACAATACGTATTTATCAAGTTTTAAAAACGTGGGCTATTACGACTTTAGTACTACCGAAAATTATTTTGAATACCACTTAGAACATGATTTTAAGGGTTATATCTTAGGTAAAATTCCGTTGATTAATAAACTGAATTACAACTTGATTGTTGGGGTTCATGGGTTTTCAGCAAAAGATCAAAAACCGTATCAGGAATTTAGCTTGGGAATAAATAATATCGGATGGAAAAAGTACCGTTTTTTAAGGGTTGATTATGTGCGGTCTTACCATTCTGGCTTTGTAAACGATGGGGTGTTATTTGGAATTAGTTTCTAG
- the ytxJ gene encoding bacillithiol system redox-active protein YtxJ, whose translation MGIFNSLFKSETKDSNWPGQQLESADQLDTIISASFKTPQLIFKHSTRCSISRFVLADFTSHYTYAADEFGAHYLDLLNHRDISNDIAERFEVQHQSPQLIVIKNGKAIANSSHEGINELHLTNFL comes from the coding sequence ATGGGAATTTTCAATTCATTATTTAAATCAGAAACTAAAGATTCAAACTGGCCAGGTCAACAACTCGAATCTGCAGATCAATTGGATACCATCATTAGCGCTTCGTTTAAAACACCTCAATTGATATTTAAACATTCAACCCGCTGTAGTATCAGTCGTTTTGTGTTGGCTGATTTTACGTCACATTACACTTATGCAGCAGATGAATTTGGAGCCCATTATTTAGATTTATTGAACCATAGAGATATTTCTAACGACATTGCTGAACGCTTTGAGGTACAACACCAATCGCCACAATTGATTGTGATCAAAAATGGAAAAGCAATTGCAAATTCATCCCACGAAGGGATTAATGAACTACATCTAACTAACTTTCTATAG